The following is a genomic window from Chitinophaga caseinilytica.
CCTTCTCGCCCAGCCAGGCCAGTGTGAACCGTTTTTTAGACATGATAATTTTTTAGATACGGGCGCAAATTAGTAAAAGCCCCGCTATTTTTTATCCGTCGCGATCTTGATGACGATCTTCCGCACGGGAACGGACTTCCCGGAGATCAGATTGGGCATGTGCAGATCGGTAGGATAGAATATCGCGAAATCGCCTGCGGCGAGCTTGGTGTAGAAAGAAGGACGGTCGGCGTACAACATGAAATCGTCGTTATCGTCGTAAGGCCGGCTCACCTGCTGGCTGCGGAGCATATCGTGCCCTACCTGCTCTTCCCCCGAAACGATGTATTGCACATCGATATGTTTACGGTGGGATTCCATTTGTTCGCCTTCGGCGGGAATGGTATCGTATTCGTTGACGATGGCGAAGATACGGTCGCCCTCGATGCTGTGTTTCCCTTTTTCCAGGCTGGCGAGGTCGGTTTCCCGGAGCCAGCGGAAGGCGGTTTGAAAACGGTCGCCCAACCCGGCGTATAATTCTGCGTTCGCTAATGTGTCGATGATCATGAATATATAATTGGCGGGCAAGATACACCGTTTCCCCGTTCCGCAAAACCCCGTTTCAGCCGCCGCGCCGCAAACGATATTGCTGGGGCGCCACGCCCATGAGCTTGCTGAACATCCGCGAGAAATAATACGGGTCTTCCACTCCCACCGCCCAGGCGATCTCCTTGATTCGCATATCCGTGAAAAGCAGGTATTGACACGCTTTCTGCACTTTCAGGTGATGGAAATACTCCAGCGGCGAATACCCCGTGCGCTTGCGGAACACAGCGGAATAATGGCTGGCCGACAGGTTGACGGCCCCCGCCAGGTCGGCCAGGGTGAGCGTGGCCGACAGATTTTCGCGCATATGGCTGATGGATTGCTCCACGGCGTCGCGGCTGGTGCGGTTTTCGGAAAGACTGAACGGCTCTTCGTACAGGAAGCCCGACAGGTAATGCCAGAGGCACATGTTGGCATAGCCGAGGTTATCGCTTCCGTACCCGCGCTCCAGGCTGGCGTACATATCTTCGAACAGGGCGAGGCGCTTCTGCTGAAAAGTAACGCGGCCCATATGGCCGCCGAACCGGCGCGTGAGGGCGGAAACGGCGTCTGTGGCGCGCGGCCCTTTAAAATGGACCCAGTAGATCGTCCACGCGTCGGCATCGTCGGAGGCGTAGTGATGGGCGCTGCCGGCGGGGATGAGGATGAAATCGTCTGGCCCCAGGGCGTATTCCCGCCCGTCTACGGTAGCCGTTCCCCGGCCTTCGCGGCAATAGATGAGGATATGCTGGTCTACCCCATTGTTCCGCTGCCGGAAATGGTACCGCGCTTTGGGATAATACCCTATGTCGGTGATGTAGAGCCCATTCACGAGGGGGTCGGCCGCACAGGGCCCGGCAATGATCTTCCGCGGCAACACAACGGCCCGCTGGCCATCGAACCCCTCCTTCTTCCGTATCACAAGCTGGCAATTTTCATCATAATAAAATCCATGTTAAAAGTAATAAATACGGCTTTCTACAAAAATAGCAAAATATCGAAATCGTAATATTGTCCATCATAACCATAAGAAAGGCCATTGAACCCCAGCGCAGCAAATCCAATATTTGTATCCTGCGTTCCGCAGTTCCACAACGCTTAGAATACCGGTTATGAAAAAAGGGATCCGCCGTTTTACCGAACTTGTTCTTTGGCGCCGCATGGCCGCCGGGTCAGCGGTATGGGCGGAAACTGCGGCCGGAAGATGCGATAATTTAAAATCCGGGCTATTTTTAAGACCATGATCCTAAAAATAATCAACATACTCGGCATTACCGTCCTTTCCGCCTTCCATTCCGGAAGCGGTGGCAGCCCCGTGCCGGGCCCGTTCCCCGGAAACGATCCCATTTCCAAATCCCCGCAAACCGTCACCATCCTACCCGGCGAAAAACGCCAGGTCATCCATTCTTTCGGCGCGTCTGACTGCTGGACGGCCAAATTCATCGGCACATGGGCCAACGCATCCAAAAAGGAACAGGTGGCAGATTATCTTTTCAGCCTCGACACCGCGCAAGACGGTTCCCCCAAAGGCATCGGCCTTTCACTCTGGCGGTTCAACATCGGTGCGGGCAGCTTCGAACAGGGCGCCGGCAGCCATATCGGCGACGAATGGCGGCGGGAAGAATGTTTCCA
Proteins encoded in this region:
- a CDS encoding YhcH/YjgK/YiaL family protein → MIIDTLANAELYAGLGDRFQTAFRWLRETDLASLEKGKHSIEGDRIFAIVNEYDTIPAEGEQMESHRKHIDVQYIVSGEEQVGHDMLRSQQVSRPYDDNDDFMLYADRPSFYTKLAAGDFAIFYPTDLHMPNLISGKSVPVRKIVIKIATDKK
- a CDS encoding helix-turn-helix domain-containing protein, with the protein product MIRKKEGFDGQRAVVLPRKIIAGPCAADPLVNGLYITDIGYYPKARYHFRQRNNGVDQHILIYCREGRGTATVDGREYALGPDDFILIPAGSAHHYASDDADAWTIYWVHFKGPRATDAVSALTRRFGGHMGRVTFQQKRLALFEDMYASLERGYGSDNLGYANMCLWHYLSGFLYEEPFSLSENRTSRDAVEQSISHMRENLSATLTLADLAGAVNLSASHYSAVFRKRTGYSPLEYFHHLKVQKACQYLLFTDMRIKEIAWAVGVEDPYYFSRMFSKLMGVAPQQYRLRRGG